One window of Chamaesiphon minutus PCC 6605 genomic DNA carries:
- a CDS encoding F0F1 ATP synthase subunit gamma, producing MANLKLIRDRIQSVKNTKKITEAMRLVAAAKVRRAQQQVIATRPFADRLAQVLYSLKNRLTFADATSPFLQQREAKCVGILVVTGDRGLCGGYNSSIIKKAELRAKELKAQGLDYKFVTVGRKATQYFQRRNQPISANYTGLEQIPTAAEAGKIADELLSLFLSENVDRVELVYTKFVSLISSRPVVQTLLPLTPQGLEVPDDEVFRLTTRGGNFSVEREKIDTSVQPLPSDTIFEQDPNQILDALLPLYLNNQLLRALQESAASELAARMTAMNNASDNAKQLIGSLTLSYNKARQAAITQEILEVVGGAEALQG from the coding sequence CAGCTAAAGTACGTCGGGCGCAACAACAAGTTATCGCCACTCGTCCTTTTGCCGACAGATTGGCACAAGTTTTATATAGCCTTAAAAATCGCCTCACATTTGCCGATGCTACTTCACCTTTCTTGCAACAACGCGAAGCAAAATGCGTGGGCATCTTGGTCGTAACAGGCGATCGCGGCTTGTGTGGCGGTTACAATAGTTCGATTATCAAAAAAGCCGAACTGCGCGCCAAAGAACTTAAAGCCCAAGGTTTAGACTATAAATTTGTCACCGTCGGACGCAAAGCTACTCAGTATTTTCAACGCCGCAATCAACCTATCAGTGCTAACTACACGGGTTTAGAACAAATCCCGACTGCTGCTGAAGCAGGTAAAATCGCTGATGAATTGCTCTCGCTGTTCCTCTCCGAAAATGTAGACCGAGTAGAGCTAGTTTATACTAAATTCGTCTCGCTGATTTCGTCTCGCCCAGTAGTTCAAACTTTATTACCCTTAACTCCGCAAGGCTTGGAAGTTCCAGACGATGAAGTTTTTCGCCTGACTACTCGCGGTGGTAATTTCAGTGTCGAGCGTGAAAAAATCGATACATCCGTGCAACCACTACCCAGCGATACAATCTTCGAGCAAGATCCCAATCAAATCCTGGATGCACTCTTACCTCTGTATCTTAATAATCAACTCCTCCGCGCGCTTCAAGAATCCGCCGCCAGCGAACTAGCAGCTCGGATGACAGCGATGAATAACGCTAGCGACAACGCCAAACAATTGATCGGTTCGCTGACACTCAGTTATAACAAAGCCCGCCAAGCCGCCATTACCCAAGAAATTCTCGAAGTCGTCGGCGGTGCTGAAGCACTTCAAGGTTAA
- the clpS gene encoding ATP-dependent Clp protease adapter ClpS — protein MSVETIEQRSTSRKLAPNYRVLLHNDDFNSMEHVVQVLMTNIPHMSETKAISVMMEAHQNEMALVIVCNQEHAEHYCDVLKSHGLTSTIEPAE, from the coding sequence GTGTCTGTTGAAACTATCGAACAGCGTTCGACATCTCGGAAGCTCGCGCCCAATTACCGCGTGCTGCTTCATAACGATGATTTTAATAGCATGGAACATGTGGTTCAGGTATTAATGACTAACATTCCCCATATGTCTGAAACTAAGGCCATTAGTGTGATGATGGAAGCACATCAGAATGAAATGGCTTTGGTGATCGTCTGCAATCAAGAACATGCCGAACATTACTGTGATGTCCTCAAAAGTCACGGTCTAACTAGCACGATCGAGCCTGCCGAGTAA
- a CDS encoding alpha/beta fold hydrolase yields the protein MTTTTPLISTQPLPGQYWHWRGEQIYYVRAGEAKSHRPPLLLIHGFGASTDHWRKNISELSQEFQVWSIDLLGFGRAAKPAWTYSADLWRAQLHDFITEVIGQPVVLAGNSLGGYAALCVAAEYPESAAGLILLNSAGPFTDSTHPKEPNLFQKAINQLLTGFLRHPIGNSLLYKFVQRKSFIRSTLKKVYVDQSAVTEQLVDEIYRPSCDRGAPQVFGSIFSNQQGEKVDVLLGQMQCPLLMIWGEGDPWIDARKRGAKFREYYPKLQEYYLAAGHCPHDEMPTQVNAIVHNWVKENCRVTVG from the coding sequence ATGACTACCACTACGCCGCTAATTTCCACCCAACCGCTCCCCGGTCAATATTGGCACTGGCGGGGCGAACAGATTTATTACGTGCGTGCGGGTGAAGCCAAATCTCACCGACCGCCGTTGCTCTTGATTCATGGCTTTGGCGCATCGACAGATCATTGGCGCAAGAACATCTCCGAACTCAGTCAAGAATTCCAGGTTTGGTCGATCGATCTATTGGGTTTTGGGCGTGCCGCGAAGCCAGCTTGGACGTATAGTGCCGACTTGTGGCGGGCGCAATTGCATGACTTTATTACCGAAGTTATCGGTCAGCCTGTCGTTTTAGCAGGGAATTCGCTCGGTGGTTACGCGGCGTTATGTGTCGCTGCTGAGTATCCAGAATCCGCTGCTGGTCTGATTTTACTTAATAGTGCTGGCCCATTTACCGATAGCACTCATCCCAAAGAACCAAACTTATTTCAAAAAGCAATCAATCAGCTCCTAACTGGCTTTTTGCGTCATCCGATCGGTAATTCATTATTGTATAAATTCGTCCAACGGAAGTCATTTATTCGCAGTACGCTTAAGAAGGTGTATGTAGACCAGAGTGCAGTCACCGAACAACTAGTAGATGAGATTTATCGCCCTTCTTGCGATCGTGGTGCGCCTCAAGTATTTGGTTCGATTTTTAGTAATCAACAAGGCGAAAAGGTGGACGTACTGCTGGGACAAATGCAGTGTCCGTTACTGATGATTTGGGGTGAAGGCGATCCGTGGATCGATGCACGCAAGCGCGGTGCAAAATTCCGGGAATATTACCCAAAATTGCAAGAATATTACCTTGCAGCAGGGCACTGTCCCCATGATGAAATGCCTACTCAGGTGAATGCGATCGTGCATAATTGGGTTAAGGAAAATTGTCGAGTTACTGTTGGTTAG
- a CDS encoding S1 family peptidase — MRNHYHLAAILTGTAVVSAIVITMPSAARALPGSQVNDIAREVTVLIRGDQSHGSGVIIQKTGNTYYVLTAEHVVRQKDDFKIVTADKQAYSIDYSKIKRFNGVDLAIVKFTSEKNYPLAKIGTAKPSEGQDVFVSGWPSNGAIGNAAGGELIRQFTSGSISGFLPRPLNGYSMIYTNVTRAGMSGCPVLDTAGRLVGVHGLGDKEDARQLAQSGLTQEAAMGLAAKIKPGFNYAIPISVFLQKAGSVGIDTDSLQIEKSPAPEAGAAYVASSKPDPRDKIDNIQATLKSVRDVRETVDETRRTVDSIRGLFGR, encoded by the coding sequence ATGCGCAACCATTATCACTTAGCAGCGATCTTGACTGGCACCGCAGTCGTCAGTGCGATTGTCATTACCATGCCTAGTGCTGCTCGTGCCTTACCTGGCAGTCAAGTCAATGATATTGCTCGTGAAGTGACTGTCCTAATTCGCGGCGACCAGAGTCATGGATCGGGCGTAATTATTCAAAAAACTGGCAACACATACTACGTCCTCACTGCCGAACATGTGGTCAGACAAAAAGACGATTTTAAAATAGTCACTGCTGACAAGCAAGCCTATTCGATCGATTACAGTAAAATCAAGCGGTTTAATGGTGTCGATCTGGCAATCGTCAAATTTACCAGCGAGAAAAACTATCCGCTTGCTAAAATTGGCACGGCTAAACCGAGTGAAGGACAAGATGTATTTGTCTCTGGTTGGCCGTCAAATGGCGCGATCGGGAATGCAGCAGGCGGCGAATTGATCAGACAGTTTACCTCTGGCAGTATTTCCGGTTTTTTGCCTAGACCTTTGAACGGCTATAGCATGATTTATACCAATGTTACCCGTGCTGGGATGAGCGGTTGTCCGGTATTGGATACAGCGGGTAGATTGGTTGGAGTGCATGGGTTGGGAGATAAAGAGGATGCCCGTCAACTCGCTCAATCGGGTTTGACTCAAGAAGCAGCAATGGGTTTAGCGGCCAAAATTAAGCCAGGATTCAACTATGCCATCCCTATTAGCGTATTCTTACAAAAGGCTGGCTCGGTAGGGATCGATACCGATTCATTACAAATCGAAAAATCTCCAGCTCCTGAAGCGGGTGCGGCTTATGTTGCTAGCAGCAAACCAGATCCGCGCGACAAAATCGATAATATTCAAGCCACGCTAAAATCAGTTCGCGATGTCAGAGAAACTGTCGATGAAACGCGTAGAACTGTCGATAGTATTAGAGGACTATTCGGACGCTAA
- the gshB gene encoding glutathione synthase has product MKLTFIIDPIAKLDPTHDTSVALMEAADRAGHQVWITQAEKLSVVEGRAWGFLQSVKLTPVQLQAGRWVAQEDWYQLGDVAFQPLEEMDAVFMRTDPPVDVPYLYTTYILDCIDPAKTLVVNSPAGLRAANEKMFALQFAQWMTETIVSRDKDVIRQFVETHGAAVLKPLGGKGGEGILFLTPDDRNFNSLVEVSTGRDREPLMIQKFLPAAKDGDKRIILLDGKPLGAVNRIPTGKEFRGNMAVGGRSAQVDITERELQMCAEIAPKLQAAGLYFVGIDVIGGYLTEVNVTSPTGIREIDRLNDVSLGQQVIEWLSRRRR; this is encoded by the coding sequence ATGAAACTAACATTTATTATCGACCCGATCGCTAAATTAGATCCCACTCACGATACCAGCGTGGCATTGATGGAAGCGGCGGATCGAGCTGGGCATCAGGTGTGGATTACCCAAGCCGAAAAATTAAGCGTTGTGGAGGGAAGAGCGTGGGGATTTCTTCAGTCAGTCAAACTGACTCCCGTACAGCTCCAAGCTGGCCGCTGGGTGGCTCAGGAAGACTGGTATCAGTTGGGCGATGTAGCATTCCAGCCTTTAGAGGAAATGGATGCCGTCTTCATGCGCACAGACCCACCTGTAGATGTACCTTATTTATATACAACCTATATTCTCGACTGTATCGATCCGGCTAAAACTCTGGTCGTCAATAGTCCAGCGGGATTGAGAGCGGCAAATGAGAAAATGTTTGCCTTGCAATTTGCACAGTGGATGACCGAAACGATCGTCTCTCGTGATAAAGATGTAATTCGCCAGTTTGTCGAAACGCATGGTGCGGCTGTATTAAAACCGCTGGGAGGCAAAGGCGGAGAAGGGATTCTATTTCTGACGCCAGACGATCGCAATTTTAATTCTCTGGTTGAAGTCAGCACGGGGCGCGATCGAGAGCCGTTGATGATTCAGAAGTTTTTACCCGCAGCCAAAGATGGCGATAAGCGGATTATTTTGCTCGATGGCAAACCATTGGGTGCTGTAAATCGGATTCCGACAGGCAAAGAATTTCGCGGCAATATGGCTGTGGGCGGACGCAGCGCACAGGTAGATATTACCGAGCGCGAGCTACAAATGTGTGCGGAAATTGCCCCGAAATTACAAGCGGCTGGTTTATACTTCGTGGGCATCGATGTCATCGGTGGTTATTTGACAGAGGTCAATGTGACCAGTCCTACAGGTATCCGCGAGATCGATCGCTTGAATGACGTCAGTCTGGGGCAGCAAGTCATCGAGTGGCTATCACGGCGTCGTCGTTAA
- the lexA gene encoding transcriptional repressor LexA: MELTKAQQELYDWLVDYIREHQHAPSIRQMMQAMNLKSPAPIQSRLEHLRSKGFIEWAEGKARTIKILKYAASGVPIYGTIAAGGLVEPFTDVADKLDLSPIFHQSDYFALQVMGDSMIEDSIVEGDMAIMQPVKDSADVKNGTIVAARVEGQGTTLKRYHRQGEQITLQPANAKYKPIEAEAHLVQLQGILVGVWRGYQSMKR; encoded by the coding sequence ATGGAATTAACTAAAGCTCAACAAGAACTCTACGATTGGTTAGTAGATTATATTCGCGAACACCAACACGCACCTTCGATCCGTCAAATGATGCAGGCGATGAACCTCAAATCGCCCGCCCCCATTCAAAGTCGCTTAGAACATTTACGCAGTAAAGGTTTTATTGAATGGGCAGAGGGTAAGGCCAGAACGATTAAAATTCTTAAATACGCAGCTAGCGGCGTACCGATTTATGGGACGATCGCGGCAGGCGGATTGGTCGAGCCTTTTACCGATGTGGCGGACAAATTAGATTTATCGCCGATTTTTCACCAGTCCGATTATTTTGCACTGCAAGTGATGGGCGATAGCATGATCGAAGATTCGATCGTCGAGGGCGACATGGCAATTATGCAGCCCGTCAAGGACTCTGCTGATGTGAAAAATGGCACGATCGTCGCCGCACGCGTCGAAGGTCAAGGTACCACTCTCAAACGCTATCATCGTCAGGGCGAACAGATTACCCTCCAACCTGCTAATGCTAAATACAAACCAATCGAAGCTGAGGCTCACTTAGTCCAACTTCAAGGAATCTTAGTTGGCGTTTGGCGCGGTTATCAGTCGATGAAACGCTAG
- a CDS encoding M15 family metallopeptidase, with protein sequence MSNSDRSRPANKSAHLGKAEDIPAALRDGDKTRPDRLKHIAVAKRPVSGIAIGLTILASSGAAFLVVTALRQSPVVSPPSANTAPSNDDRLSQTPAATQSADTDNVLNHLPYSEAPDAELVSIGGGYRLRKAAAAKFQAMVAAARANGVNITTISAFRSVEDQKRLFFGVGAARGQQPTKRAEVSAPPKYSEHHTGYAVDIGDGTVPATNLNQNFDTTPAYKWMKANAATYGFELSFPKNNIQKVSYEPWHWRFVGDINSLETFYKAHNLNSK encoded by the coding sequence TTGAGTAACTCAGATCGGTCTAGACCAGCAAATAAATCGGCTCATCTAGGTAAAGCCGAAGACATCCCAGCAGCCCTGCGGGATGGCGATAAAACTCGACCCGATCGCCTCAAACATATCGCAGTCGCCAAACGTCCGGTGAGTGGCATCGCCATCGGATTGACGATTTTAGCCTCTAGTGGCGCGGCATTTTTGGTAGTTACAGCTTTACGCCAGTCACCCGTCGTCTCACCGCCGAGCGCGAACACGGCTCCTAGTAACGACGATCGTCTCAGTCAAACCCCCGCTGCCACTCAGTCCGCCGATACAGATAATGTTTTAAATCATTTACCTTACAGCGAAGCTCCCGACGCCGAATTAGTCTCGATCGGCGGCGGCTATCGATTGCGTAAAGCTGCGGCTGCTAAATTTCAAGCTATGGTAGCAGCAGCCCGAGCCAACGGGGTAAATATCACCACAATTTCTGCATTTCGATCGGTTGAAGATCAAAAACGGTTATTTTTTGGCGTCGGTGCGGCACGCGGACAGCAACCCACCAAACGTGCCGAAGTCAGCGCACCGCCCAAGTACAGCGAACATCATACTGGCTATGCTGTCGATATCGGCGATGGTACGGTACCAGCGACCAATCTCAATCAAAATTTCGATACGACACCTGCTTATAAATGGATGAAGGCTAACGCCGCTACCTATGGTTTCGAGCTATCTTTTCCCAAAAATAACATTCAAAAAGTTAGCTACGAGCCTTGGCACTGGCGGTTTGTCGGCGATATCAACAGTTTGGAAACCTTTTATAAGGCACACAATCTCAATAGTAAGTAG
- a CDS encoding DUF2201 family putative metallopeptidase, with the protein MNQCPLTVDFTNLISASLLRLRAKSPFFGTLAMFANFMSDPSIPCAATDGRDICLNPEFLSSLSKQQQDGLILHEILHAALLHPLRLHEREPRLWNIAADIVVNGMIMHQSGFELPPGGLRDENLEHSSVEEVYEILRATGSNRFQLVYPDLLAPTAGKMTTDTTSTTSDSLASKLSQPQTGNHKAEVTAYWKQALQQATASDRTSRWGKLALGIERELESNLNPQLDWRSYLWRYLARTPTDFQGFDRRFVGRGLYLEALENESLQVYIAIDTSGSVSEATLGVFIDEVKGIIGAYPHLACNLYYVDRDTYGPYLLTSDSPLPRPQGGGGTSFVAFFDRVAQSWDEHTQSVCIYLTDGYGEFPLHPPSIPTLWVVTPGGLDLAKFPFGTAIRLQK; encoded by the coding sequence ATGAATCAGTGTCCTTTGACTGTTGACTTTACCAATCTCATTAGTGCTTCATTATTGCGGTTGCGCGCAAAATCGCCATTTTTCGGCACTCTTGCCATGTTTGCCAACTTTATGTCCGACCCGAGCATTCCTTGCGCCGCCACAGATGGACGCGATATTTGTCTCAATCCAGAATTTCTCAGCTCCTTGTCAAAACAGCAGCAAGATGGTCTAATCTTGCACGAAATTTTGCACGCCGCGCTCTTGCATCCGTTGCGCCTCCACGAGCGAGAACCGAGATTATGGAATATTGCGGCAGATATTGTGGTCAATGGGATGATTATGCATCAGAGTGGATTTGAACTTCCACCAGGTGGATTGCGAGATGAGAATTTAGAGCATTCCAGTGTCGAAGAAGTCTACGAAATCTTAAGAGCCACAGGAAGCAATCGCTTTCAATTAGTCTATCCCGATCTGCTCGCTCCCACTGCTGGCAAGATGACAACAGACACGACAAGCACAACCAGCGATTCGCTCGCCAGCAAGCTCAGTCAGCCTCAAACAGGCAACCACAAAGCAGAAGTGACCGCCTATTGGAAGCAGGCACTCCAACAAGCCACCGCTAGCGATCGGACATCTCGTTGGGGTAAATTAGCACTAGGCATCGAGCGAGAATTAGAATCCAACCTCAATCCACAGTTAGATTGGCGATCGTATCTATGGCGATATTTAGCACGCACGCCGACCGATTTTCAGGGCTTCGATCGCCGCTTTGTCGGACGGGGACTCTATCTCGAAGCTCTAGAAAATGAATCATTGCAAGTATATATCGCGATCGATACTAGCGGCTCGGTCAGCGAAGCCACTCTGGGAGTATTTATCGATGAAGTCAAAGGCATTATTGGTGCCTATCCTCATTTAGCCTGTAACTTATATTATGTCGATCGCGATACTTATGGCCCTTATCTACTGACGAGCGATTCACCCTTACCTAGACCCCAAGGTGGCGGTGGAACATCCTTTGTCGCATTTTTCGATCGAGTAGCCCAAAGCTGGGACGAACATACCCAATCTGTCTGCATTTATCTCACAGATGGCTATGGTGAATTTCCCCTGCACCCACCATCGATCCCCACCCTGTGGGTAGTCACCCCTGGGGGATTAGATTTAGCCAAATTTCCCTTTGGCACAGCAATTCGATTGCAGAAATAG
- a CDS encoding L,D-transpeptidase has product MKISTINWLSRAIVLPLFIVTASIAPASAEQMARRRSLSLGESRRVESLPSVKDLNLSIPVPAMSIDSTKSQESMSTTPYWSNSRSRNGSTTIVKERDRKSKPISKAKRKLATNRVEPINLVIPTASPPKSVLKRNKILALNTELSQNKTARDIRQTKSNFRRKLAAVSRLSENGNYLKLVRYLSLGTNEVGNPIYVLEAYVNGRKYRTFKVVTGTANTQSADRHIGNNSAPLPDGIYEVSSQVIPGMTPEVGATFIGIFPKFETKRTGLGMHLDPSFNKRNGYDGTSGCIGITTLVERDALDNFVTKYHPRSLFVSILTPSDR; this is encoded by the coding sequence ATGAAAATATCGACTATTAACTGGTTGTCGAGAGCGATCGTGCTGCCATTATTTATCGTAACTGCAAGCATCGCTCCTGCTAGTGCCGAACAAATGGCTCGCAGGCGGAGCCTCTCCCTTGGAGAATCTCGCCGCGTCGAATCTTTGCCGTCAGTTAAAGATCTTAATCTTAGCATTCCAGTTCCAGCAATGTCGATCGACTCTACCAAAAGTCAAGAATCGATGTCCACAACACCGTATTGGTCTAATTCTCGTTCGCGGAATGGCTCTACTACAATTGTTAAAGAACGCGATCGTAAATCTAAGCCGATATCTAAAGCAAAACGCAAGCTAGCTACCAATCGGGTCGAGCCGATAAATCTAGTTATTCCAACAGCTTCACCGCCAAAATCGGTTTTAAAACGTAATAAAATTCTAGCATTAAACACAGAACTATCTCAGAATAAGACTGCTAGAGACATTCGCCAAACTAAGTCTAACTTTAGGCGAAAATTGGCAGCCGTATCTCGATTGTCCGAAAATGGTAATTATCTCAAGCTAGTTAGATATCTCAGTCTCGGAACTAACGAAGTCGGTAATCCGATTTACGTACTTGAGGCGTATGTAAATGGACGTAAGTATCGGACATTTAAAGTAGTTACTGGTACTGCCAATACGCAATCTGCCGATCGACATATCGGCAATAATTCAGCACCCTTACCAGATGGAATTTACGAAGTCAGCAGTCAAGTTATTCCTGGAATGACCCCAGAAGTCGGGGCTACTTTTATTGGAATTTTTCCAAAATTTGAAACTAAAAGAACTGGTTTGGGGATGCATCTCGATCCGAGTTTTAACAAGCGTAATGGATACGATGGAACCTCTGGCTGTATCGGAATTACAACTTTGGTAGAGCGCGATGCACTCGATAATTTTGTAACTAAGTACCATCCACGTAGCCTGTTTGTCAGTATCCTGACACCATCAGATCGGTAG
- a CDS encoding Rpn family recombination-promoting nuclease/putative transposase: MRRDTIFYQLFQQSPSLLFDLIANPPPNVAGYTFESVEVKETSFRLDGVFLPPENSGIVYFCEIQFQKDNCFYERFNSETAIYTYRYRDKFYDWRSIVIYPSRSVEQERLEVVSDLLASGRITRIYLDELSNIEPQPLGLELMLLTTLNDDNAVTKAKSLIARSQQLPDGRAIIDMISTIMVYRFTSLTRTEVEAMIGITLQETRVYQDAKAEGKAEGKAEGKAEGISEGRQAEGRALILRQLSRRFGTLSVEVNAAIIALSLEKLEELGEALLDFQAITELINWLETNR; this comes from the coding sequence ATGCGTCGCGACACCATCTTCTATCAACTTTTTCAGCAATCGCCATCGCTCCTGTTTGACTTAATTGCTAATCCACCTCCCAATGTTGCTGGTTATACTTTCGAGTCAGTCGAAGTCAAAGAAACCAGCTTTCGCCTGGATGGTGTATTTCTTCCCCCCGAAAACAGTGGAATTGTTTACTTCTGCGAGATTCAGTTTCAAAAAGATAATTGTTTTTACGAACGATTCAATAGCGAAACTGCGATTTACACCTATCGTTATCGCGATAAATTTTACGACTGGCGATCGATCGTCATCTACCCCAGCCGTAGTGTCGAACAAGAGCGATTAGAAGTAGTCAGCGATCTACTTGCTAGCGGACGGATTACGCGCATCTACCTGGATGAATTGAGTAATATCGAGCCACAACCGCTCGGATTAGAGCTAATGCTGCTGACAACGCTCAACGATGACAACGCAGTTACTAAAGCCAAATCGCTCATCGCTCGATCTCAACAGCTTCCAGATGGTCGTGCCATAATAGATATGATTTCGACCATTATGGTTTACAGATTTACTAGCTTAACCAGAACTGAGGTAGAAGCAATGATTGGCATTACCCTCCAAGAAACCAGAGTCTATCAAGATGCTAAAGCTGAAGGCAAAGCTGAAGGCAAGGCTGAAGGCAAAGCTGAAGGCATAAGTGAAGGTCGTCAAGCTGAGGGTCGAGCATTAATCCTACGGCAATTATCGCGGCGATTTGGGACTCTCTCTGTTGAAGTCAATGCTGCAATAATTGCCCTATCCTTGGAGAAACTAGAAGAGCTAGGCGAAGCCTTATTAGATTTTCAAGCAATTACCGAGCTAATAAATTGGTTAGAAACCAATCGGTAA
- the clpS gene encoding ATP-dependent Clp protease adapter ClpS yields the protein MVFAPEKSSETVTVSKPYPNFKVIVLDDDFNTFEHVHTCLMTYIPGMSDDRAWELTNQVHFEGQAIVWVGPQEQAELYHQQLRRAGLTMAPLEAA from the coding sequence ATGGTGTTCGCGCCTGAAAAATCCAGTGAAACAGTCACAGTTTCCAAACCTTACCCGAACTTTAAAGTCATCGTTTTAGATGATGACTTTAATACCTTCGAGCACGTTCATACTTGTTTGATGACTTATATCCCTGGCATGAGTGACGATCGTGCCTGGGAACTTACCAATCAAGTCCATTTTGAAGGACAAGCGATCGTCTGGGTCGGCCCTCAAGAGCAAGCGGAACTCTATCACCAGCAACTCCGCCGTGCGGGTTTGACGATGGCACCATTAGAGGCTGCATGA